The DNA sequence ATTATTTTGATCCCTTTATTTAGTAGCTTTTTTATAAGTCCTGTATATTTATCTATACTCCATCTTCTTAAACTATCATCTCCAACTGCAGGATTATTCGCTCCTCCAGGGACAATTCCGATTACTTTTTTATCCTCTAATTTCATACTCTTAAAAATAGTTTTTGCGAAATATATATCTTTATCACTTAAAAAAATATCCATTTTCACATCTTCTTTATTATATTCCAACCCAAATAAATTTAATATATCTAAATAATAATATATTTCATGTTTTCCACCTACATACTTTATATTTTTATTATTATATTTTCCATCTCCATATCTATCAAAACCATATCTTTTACCACCTATCGCCATAGCAAATAATGATGCTAATTTATGTTTATCAAGTACTACTATTGTATCATATCTATTTTTTCTCATTTTTAAAATAGTTTTTAATATATATATATAATCTTTTTTCATAAATAATTTTTCTTCTGAAAATGTGTATAAATCATCAATATATCTATTATCTTCCAATACAGATTTACTCCAATTTCCAACTAAATAATCAAGCTGAATATTTGGCATATTTTTTTTTAATTCTCTAATTAAAGGTGTCGTCATCAATACATCTCCTATTGCTCCTGAACGTATAATTAATATTTTTTTCATATTTCACCTCTTTATTTTTTTCAATAAATCTCTACTTTGACTATCATTGATTTTTTCTAATATTTTTATAGCTTTCTCTTTTTCTCCTTCTGTATATATTATAAGTGCATAATTAACCATTGCTGTTGGAATAGTTTTTACTTTTAAGTATATTTTTTTTGCTTTCTCTAATTCTCCTAATTTCTGATATGATAGTCCCTCATAAAATAAAGCTTCCTCACCTACTGCTCCTTTTAATGAATTTAATGCCAACTTTGCTTTCCCTTTTACTAAATAATATTTCGCTTTCAAAACTTTATATCTTGTTTCCTCATAATGAAAATCTTTTAATTTTTCTATTACTCTTCCTAATTCCTCTATTCTATTTATTCTAAAAAAATATTCTCCAAGCATAATATACCCATCATAATTAGATTTATATTCTAAAGATTTTTTAGCAAAATATGCTGCTTTTTCAAACTCTTTCTGTCTATATGTAATCATTGATAAAATTAAATATTTTCTATAATCATTATCTTTTAAGTTTTTTATAACTTCTTTCCCTTTTTTCATTTCATTATTTCTAACAAGATAATTTGCATAATTATAAACTATTCTTGGTTTTTCTCTATTTTTCAAAAAAATATCATGCCATAAACTTTCTCCAGTTCTATACACTTTATTTCTATTAATTGTGATAAATATTAATATTATTAAAATTGGAAATAATATATAAGCTGTCTTATTTTTTATATTTTTCATTATTTCTCCTTTATTTTATGTTTTATCTCTCTAAATAGTTCATTCACTGTAATTAATTTCATACATTTATAATTATTTATACATTCTTTTACCTCTCCTAAATGAACATTTATACAAGGCGAACATTCTACTTTATGATACAATGATATATTATTATCTCCTAACGGCCTAAATCTATCTGGTAAATTTGCTCCAAATAATCCAATTGTATCTGTTCCCATTGCTGCTGATATATGCATAGGTCCTGTATCATTTGCAATATAAATATTTATACGCTCTAACAAATAAAACAGCTGTTTTATAGTCAACTCATTTATTAAATTTATATAATTTCCTTTTAAATTTTTTTCTATTTTAGAAAACAGTTCAGCTTCATAATTGGTTCCTGTAAAAATAATTTCTACATTATTATATTCTGCTTTTATTCTATTAAATAATTCAGCAAAATTTTCTTCATTCCATCTTCTTCCTAATCCAGTTGGTGCACTTCCTATATGAAATCCTATTAAAATTTTATTATTTATATTATATTTTTCTAATTTTTTCTCAACTTCTAATTTATCTTTTAATTCATATTTTAGTTTTACTAATTTTGTGGGGTAATTTTTCTCTTTAATCAAATTAAAATATACTGCCGAACAATGAATTTTATCATTATATAACAATTTTTTATCATATATAAATTTTCTTTTCCCAGTATTAAATCCTATAAATATTTTTTTTTTCAAAATTGCTCCTAATAATACTGATATATTCATAAAAGGCTCAAAATCATATATTATATTATATCTATTTTTTCTTAATTCAAAAATCACATTTAACAATTTGAATATATTTTTATAATTAAATATCTTAATTTTATTTATATATTCAATTCCTTCATATACGCTTTTATTATTAGAGGTACATAAAACATCTATTTTATATCCTTTTTCAAATAATCTTTTTATTGCCGGAATTGTTAAAATTGATTCTCCTATTGCCCATAATTTTATTATTAAAATTTTTTTATTGTTTTTATCTCTGTTTTCTATATTCCCTCTATTTTCTCTGTTTTTAATCTTTTTTAATGGATATAATAAATATAAAAACAGTATTATAATATATTTATCTATAAATTTAATAAATTTTATCATAATTTTCTCCTTATTTTTTTCATCTTAATTTTTCAATTTTTACTATTTAGGAATGGCTTAAAAATAACATTCCCATTTTGTTATAAAATACGCAATGTTTTAAGCGTTTTTATAACAAAATATGAGAACATTATTTTTTAAACGTTCTTTACTTCTAACTCCCTATCACTTCTAATCTCATTTTTCAAAATGGATAACTCTTGTGCTAAATTCTTTATTTTATCTTCATATGTAGAAATTTTTATTGAAATATGTGCTGAATAAATCACAAGAAATATTATCGCTCCAAAAAACAGAGTATACACAGGATTAGAAATACCTATTAAATTATTTAAAAAACTTATTAAATTTGGAAAAAGTGATATTATAAAAAATATAAATCCCAAAATTAACCATAATAAAGAATATTCCTCTTTTAATTTCCTATCTCTTACTAATTTTATTATAAATCCAAATATCAATATTCCAATAGCTCCAAAAAACAACCTTAAATCCCATCTCATCTAAATCACCTCTATTTTATAGTTTTCTTATTAACATTACTAAAATTGAAAGAAACATCTTAAACACATAATAAAGTGGTCCAATTATTCCGCTATGCATTGATTCTTTATTGCTTAATTCATACATCAAAACTGGCACTTCATTTATTTTTAATCTTTTTTTATATAACATTATCAAAACATCTGCATCAGGATAGTCTGTTGGATAAATATCTTGGATAAATACTTTTAAAACTTTTCTATTAAGTCCTTGATATCCTGTTGTAATATCAGTAATTTTTTTCCCTATTATTGTTGAAGTCACCCAAGAAAATAGCCCCATTCCTATTTTTCTAAATAGAGTTGGATTATAATTTGATCTATTTTCTAAAAATCTAGATCCTAAAATAAGATCCCCTTCACCATTTTTTAAAGCTTCATAAATATTTTTTATATTCTCTGGTTCATGTTGCCCATCAGAATC is a window from the Haliovirga abyssi genome containing:
- the waaF gene encoding lipopolysaccharide heptosyltransferase II gives rise to the protein MKKILIIRSGAIGDVLMTTPLIRELKKNMPNIQLDYLVGNWSKSVLEDNRYIDDLYTFSEEKLFMKKDYIYILKTILKMRKNRYDTIVVLDKHKLASLFAMAIGGKRYGFDRYGDGKYNNKNIKYVGGKHEIYYYLDILNLFGLEYNKEDVKMDIFLSDKDIYFAKTIFKSMKLEDKKVIGIVPGGANNPAVGDDSLRRWSIDKYTGLIKKLLNKGIKIILFGGKKDVEINKRIIDNIKNVDIIDLAGKTSIKESAAIMKRCNYIICNDSGPMHIASAVNNNIISIFGPTNPIEKAPLNKGSSYIWKENLKCTPCYDLWGRIPKCNNNYKCMQEIESEEVLEMIKER
- a CDS encoding tetratricopeptide repeat protein gives rise to the protein MKNIKNKTAYILFPILIILIFITINRNKVYRTGESLWHDIFLKNREKPRIVYNYANYLVRNNEMKKGKEVIKNLKDNDYRKYLILSMITYRQKEFEKAAYFAKKSLEYKSNYDGYIMLGEYFFRINRIEELGRVIEKLKDFHYEETRYKVLKAKYYLVKGKAKLALNSLKGAVGEEALFYEGLSYQKLGELEKAKKIYLKVKTIPTAMVNYALIIYTEGEKEKAIKILEKINDSQSRDLLKKIKR
- a CDS encoding glycosyltransferase family 9 protein yields the protein MIKFIKFIDKYIIILFLYLLYPLKKIKNRENRGNIENRDKNNKKILIIKLWAIGESILTIPAIKRLFEKGYKIDVLCTSNNKSVYEGIEYINKIKIFNYKNIFKLLNVIFELRKNRYNIIYDFEPFMNISVLLGAILKKKIFIGFNTGKRKFIYDKKLLYNDKIHCSAVYFNLIKEKNYPTKLVKLKYELKDKLEVEKKLEKYNINNKILIGFHIGSAPTGLGRRWNEENFAELFNRIKAEYNNVEIIFTGTNYEAELFSKIEKNLKGNYINLINELTIKQLFYLLERINIYIANDTGPMHISAAMGTDTIGLFGANLPDRFRPLGDNNISLYHKVECSPCINVHLGEVKECINNYKCMKLITVNELFREIKHKIKEK
- a CDS encoding DUF2304 domain-containing protein, translated to MRWDLRLFFGAIGILIFGFIIKLVRDRKLKEEYSLLWLILGFIFFIISLFPNLISFLNNLIGISNPVYTLFFGAIIFLVIYSAHISIKISTYEDKIKNLAQELSILKNEIRSDRELEVKNV
- a CDS encoding glycosyltransferase family 2 protein; translation: MGELLILIPAYNEEKHIEKVIKKISTVLKEIDIKSKIVVVNDGSKDNTEEIAKSAGAEVINHVFNMGYGAALQTGYKYAFKNEYKYVIQLDSDGQHEPENIKNIYEALKNGEGDLILGSRFLENRSNYNPTLFRKIGMGLFSWVTSTIIGKKITDITTGYQGLNRKVLKVFIQDIYPTDYPDADVLIMLYKKRLKINEVPVLMYELSNKESMHSGIIGPLYYVFKMFLSILVMLIRKL